Proteins from one Chloroflexota bacterium genomic window:
- a CDS encoding GNAT family N-acetyltransferase translates to MNEIQLRQLNWPHDQAAIGLLDTSFSTTTIYQLHQRELTMRLGLVDLASPFEKHYDLSEDYARLPQHDWVLVAEAQAQVVGLAAVEYQQWNRRAVLEHCYVDRRYRGRGLGRQLLTAAIAAARQLSARCLWLETQTTNPSAIAFYRTVGFGWCGSDWQLYDPSALDPREIALFFSYDLT, encoded by the coding sequence ATGAACGAAATTCAATTGCGGCAATTAAATTGGCCGCATGATCAGGCGGCGATTGGCTTGCTCGACACCAGTTTTAGCACTACAACGATCTATCAATTGCACCAACGTGAGTTAACCATGCGCTTGGGGTTAGTCGATTTGGCTAGCCCGTTTGAAAAGCATTACGATTTGAGCGAGGATTATGCGCGTTTGCCGCAGCACGATTGGGTACTTGTGGCCGAAGCTCAAGCTCAGGTGGTGGGTTTGGCGGCAGTCGAATATCAACAATGGAATCGACGGGCAGTGCTCGAACATTGCTATGTCGATCGGCGTTATCGTGGGCGGGGCTTGGGCCGACAATTGCTCACGGCAGCGATCGCGGCGGCGCGGCAATTATCGGCACGTTGTTTGTGGCTCGAAACTCAAACGACTAATCCATCCGCAATTGCGTTTTACCGAACAGTCGGCTTCGGTTGGTGTGGCAGCGATTGGCAATTGTACGATCCTTCTGCGCTTGACCCGCGCGAGATTGCACTGTTTTTTAGTTACGACCTCACCTAG